Proteins encoded by one window of Sulfurimonas crateris:
- a CDS encoding FtsW/RodA/SpoVE family cell cycle protein yields MWRIDKRILAQFDFFSIILIIPLVITSHWLIDEVVPALAQKQIAYVGVSALVFLGVFLLPIRRMSWVIPLVYWINITLLLAVEFFGHARLGAQRWIEIPFINATIQPSEFVKPALILMLAYLIHKNPPQIDGYRIKDFLKLSFFILLPFVLIAKEPDLGTALVLLLIGYGILFFVGVHWKIWAVILGAILLLSPIAYKFLLHDYQKTRIKDFVSEKPSYHVQQSMIAIGSGGFTGKSKDEATQTQMRFLPISTSDFIFAFLVERSGFLGALGIILIYVMLILHLFSLSIFYNDYYIKVVTIGISFMIFIYMGVNISMTIGYAPVVGVPLPMFSYGGSSFLNFIILFAIMQNLITFRYKDMYDGRGTKSFL; encoded by the coding sequence TTGTGGAGAATTGATAAACGTATTTTAGCACAATTTGATTTTTTTTCTATTATCCTCATAATTCCGCTTGTAATCACCTCTCACTGGCTTATTGATGAAGTCGTTCCGGCTCTTGCACAAAAACAGATAGCATACGTCGGAGTCTCTGCTTTGGTATTTTTAGGAGTATTTTTGCTCCCTATTCGAAGGATGAGCTGGGTTATCCCGCTTGTATACTGGATAAACATAACGCTCCTTTTAGCGGTTGAATTTTTCGGTCACGCAAGACTTGGAGCGCAGAGATGGATAGAGATACCCTTTATTAATGCCACCATTCAGCCATCGGAGTTTGTAAAACCTGCCCTTATATTAATGCTTGCATACCTGATTCACAAAAATCCTCCGCAAATAGACGGATACAGAATAAAAGATTTTTTAAAACTCAGTTTTTTCATACTGCTTCCATTTGTCCTGATCGCAAAAGAGCCGGATCTGGGAACAGCTCTTGTTCTTCTTCTTATAGGGTACGGCATACTTTTTTTTGTTGGTGTTCACTGGAAAATATGGGCAGTCATTCTCGGTGCAATTCTTCTTCTTTCTCCTATCGCTTACAAATTTCTGCTTCATGATTATCAAAAAACAAGGATCAAAGATTTTGTCAGCGAAAAGCCGTCATATCATGTTCAGCAGTCTATGATTGCAATAGGTTCTGGGGGATTTACAGGCAAGTCAAAAGATGAGGCAACACAGACACAGATGCGCTTTCTGCCGATATCTACGAGTGATTTCATCTTTGCTTTTCTTGTTGAGAGAAGCGGGTTTTTAGGAGCTTTGGGGATTATTCTTATATATGTTATGCTTATTTTGCATCTCTTTAGTCTTAGCATTTTTTACAACGACTACTACATAAAGGTTGTCACGATAGGAATCTCGTTTATGATCTTTATCTATATGGGGGTAAACATCTCGATGACCATAGGTTATGCACCTGTCGTTGGTGTTCCTCTGCCCATGTTTAGTTACGGTGGAAGCAGTTTTCTTAACTTTATTATTCTATTTGCGATAATGCAGAACCTGATAACGTTCAGATACAAAGATATGTATGACGGACGTGGGACAAAAAGCTTTTTATAA
- a CDS encoding CinA family protein codes for MKLHLLLIGNKFIYNTPLREYIIRKIEQKTDFIDSITFFKESDNSLFLYLEKELHQANRYIIVTSKQHFSTVGKLLCTVTSDNQILKDEMLIPSNSSVFEEGSYLLEYKNSATNVMHVDEMQKLPEILFDFEESSATIHLFEEDRDSAVVMLAPIAQMYDLKIDIVNLIDGWLRIEIRSKKYGNISKFIGSAKQLLPNRIIAATNIITYIIEKLSSSNKKITFAESCTGGLLSYYFTKNNGASKIVEGSLVTYANRIKESWLGVNIKTLEEYGAVSSEVVEEMSEGALSVSEADYSISISGVAGDSGGTKYKPVGTVYVGIRTKTKHQESRLNLNGDRNYIQHQSVLYAIKMLLLIDKEMFF; via the coding sequence ATGAAACTCCATCTTTTGTTAATCGGAAATAAATTTATATACAACACTCCTCTAAGAGAGTATATAATCAGAAAAATTGAGCAAAAAACAGATTTTATAGACTCGATAACTTTTTTTAAAGAGAGCGATAATTCACTTTTTTTATATTTGGAAAAAGAGCTTCATCAGGCAAACAGATATATTATAGTTACATCAAAACAGCACTTCTCAACGGTTGGAAAACTGCTCTGCACTGTAACAAGCGATAACCAGATACTAAAAGATGAGATGCTTATACCCTCAAACAGTTCGGTTTTTGAAGAGGGAAGCTACCTTTTGGAGTACAAAAACTCTGCTACAAATGTTATGCATGTAGACGAGATGCAAAAACTCCCCGAAATACTATTTGATTTTGAAGAGTCAAGTGCGACCATACATCTTTTTGAAGAGGATAGGGATAGCGCGGTAGTAATGCTCGCTCCTATTGCACAGATGTATGATCTAAAAATTGATATAGTAAACCTTATAGATGGATGGTTGAGAATTGAGATAAGAAGTAAGAAGTATGGAAATATATCCAAATTTATAGGCTCGGCAAAGCAGCTTCTGCCAAACAGAATAATCGCCGCAACAAATATAATCACTTACATTATAGAGAAACTCTCATCCAGCAACAAAAAGATAACTTTTGCCGAAAGTTGTACGGGCGGGCTTCTGAGCTACTACTTTACAAAGAACAACGGTGCGTCAAAAATAGTCGAAGGCTCTTTGGTTACATACGCAAACAGGATCAAAGAGAGCTGGCTAGGCGTAAATATAAAAACGCTTGAAGAGTACGGTGCTGTTAGCAGTGAAGTCGTAGAGGAGATGAGCGAGGGTGCGCTGAGTGTCAGTGAAGCAGACTACTCCATATCTATAAGCGGGGTTGCGGGTGATAGCGGCGGAACAAAATATAAACCCGTAGGAACCGTATATGTCGGCATAAGAACTAAAACAAAACATCAAGAGAGCCGTTTGAATTTAAACGGAGATAGAAACTATATTCAGCATCAAAGTGTGCTTTATGCAATCAAGATGTTGCTATTGATAGACAAAGAGATGTTTTTTTAA
- a CDS encoding RluA family pseudouridine synthase: MNNTQSYVCENPERLDTFLTSYIGQSRSQIANLIKKECVEVDGKVVSRSGVKLKENQVVKVTFPEPEVKEALDIDFNVEILYEDDDVLVINKPSGLTVHPAPSVKEATLVDWLKHKGIRLSTISGEERHGIVHRLDKGTSGTMVIAKNNASHEFLSEQLQDKSMGRYYLAVINPPLKDDITEIELPIARSVHNRLKMACLEHGKYAKTQFKNLALSSDEKNQLVACKLSTGRTHQIRVHLESMNRHIIGDHIYAQSPKQEKSERILLHAYIIYFIHPTSKEMVTFSVLPDAQMMDYINKKFNTEQINEVMDTSYIMHGFSTNS; this comes from the coding sequence ATGAATAATACACAGAGTTATGTTTGCGAGAATCCTGAGCGTCTTGATACGTTTTTGACCTCTTACATAGGGCAGAGCCGCTCACAAATAGCCAATTTAATTAAAAAAGAGTGCGTAGAGGTAGACGGTAAAGTAGTCTCTCGAAGCGGTGTTAAGTTAAAAGAGAACCAAGTTGTCAAGGTCACCTTCCCTGAGCCTGAAGTAAAAGAGGCACTGGATATTGACTTTAATGTAGAGATACTTTACGAAGATGATGACGTTCTGGTCATAAACAAGCCAAGCGGTCTTACCGTTCATCCTGCACCGAGCGTAAAAGAGGCGACTCTGGTCGATTGGCTGAAACACAAAGGGATCAGACTCTCTACTATAAGCGGGGAAGAGCGCCACGGTATTGTTCACAGACTCGATAAAGGGACAAGCGGAACGATGGTTATAGCGAAGAACAACGCTTCGCATGAGTTTTTGTCCGAGCAGCTTCAAGACAAAAGCATGGGAAGATACTATCTTGCAGTCATTAATCCTCCTCTAAAAGATGATATTACGGAGATAGAGCTTCCGATCGCCAGAAGTGTTCATAACAGGCTAAAGATGGCATGTCTGGAGCATGGAAAATATGCAAAGACTCAGTTTAAGAACCTGGCACTTAGCAGTGATGAGAAAAATCAGCTTGTCGCATGTAAGCTCTCTACGGGAAGAACGCATCAGATACGTGTTCATTTAGAGAGTATGAACCGCCATATTATAGGCGATCATATCTATGCACAAAGCCCAAAACAAGAGAAATCGGAACGCATTTTGCTACATGCGTATATAATATACTTTATTCATCCTACGAGTAAAGAGATGGTCACATTTTCCGTACTGCCTGATGCACAGATGATGGACTACATAAACAAAAAATTCAATACGGAGCAAATAAATGAAGTTATGGACACTAGTTACATTATGCACGGCTTCTCTACTAATTCTTAG
- a CDS encoding integron integrase, whose translation MVVKKKLLDIVRDKIRFKHYSYSTEKTYIGWIKQYIFFHDKKHPLEMGKIEIEKFLTYLAVERNVSPTTQNQAFSALLFLYKEVLGMDMSNENIQALRAQERKHIPVVLTKEEVQNILENVTGVYQLLVSLMYGCGLRMNEALNLRIKDIDFGFDKVYIWDSKSLKDRTVPLPLKLKQRLLAQVDYVETIHKKDLKDGYGSVFLPFALEKKNPQAKHETKWQFLFPMNNVSKDPRSETVRRHHIHPATLGRNIKIASQKAGIHKRVTSHIFRHSYATHLLQAGIDLRSIQELLGHKSVETTMIYTHVVSEMNKSKVISPLDL comes from the coding sequence ATGGTTGTTAAAAAGAAATTGCTTGATATTGTTAGAGATAAAATCAGATTTAAGCACTATAGTTATTCTACGGAAAAAACTTATATCGGTTGGATAAAACAGTATATTTTTTTTCATGATAAAAAACATCCATTAGAGATGGGCAAAATTGAGATAGAAAAGTTTTTAACATACCTTGCTGTAGAGAGAAATGTCTCTCCAACAACTCAGAACCAAGCTTTCAGTGCGCTACTATTTTTATACAAAGAAGTCCTTGGTATGGATATGAGCAATGAAAACATTCAAGCATTAAGAGCACAGGAGAGAAAGCATATTCCGGTTGTACTTACAAAAGAAGAGGTGCAAAATATTTTAGAAAATGTGACCGGTGTTTATCAGTTGCTTGTGTCACTTATGTATGGTTGCGGACTAAGAATGAATGAAGCACTTAATTTAAGAATCAAAGATATAGATTTTGGATTTGATAAAGTATATATTTGGGACAGTAAGTCTCTTAAAGATAGAACCGTTCCTTTACCTTTAAAATTAAAACAGAGATTATTAGCACAAGTTGATTATGTTGAGACTATTCATAAAAAAGACTTAAAAGATGGTTATGGCTCCGTATTTTTACCATTTGCGCTAGAAAAGAAAAATCCTCAAGCCAAGCATGAAACAAAATGGCAGTTCCTGTTTCCTATGAATAATGTTTCTAAAGATCCAAGAAGTGAAACTGTAAGAAGACATCATATACATCCCGCCACTTTAGGTAGAAATATTAAAATTGCTTCTCAAAAAGCAGGTATACATAAACGAGTGACCTCTCACATATTTAGACATAGTTATGCCACTCATTTGTTACAAGCTGGAATAGATTTACGTTCAATTCAAGAACTTTTAGGGCACAAAAGTGTTGAAACAACTATGATATATACTCATGTAGTTTCTGAAATGAATAAGAGTAAAGTTATAAGCCCTCTGGATTTATAG
- a CDS encoding fibronectin type III domain-containing protein — MKLWTLVTLCTASLLILSGCALKPTPKKDAVIDESLPTVKLTKNGTIVDINAIALEWERIEDPRVQGIYIYKINLDDVKENQNEYYDTVDNRFSTHYLDNNIKASSKYGYYFKTYSEKAESPKSNVTTIASLPPLESVSWIHSIESMPRSAKIIWRPHVNQKVKSYIIQRKTLEEDSWRDIATVEGRLNAEYIDKNLKDNFTYKYRIRALTFDNLLSNPSQEVKVVTKELPKEITRITASTDLPRRIEIKWEKSETPDFLVYRVYRSSAINGSYKMIIDTKNNSYVDIVEEDGKEYFYRVSVFDKDKLESVHSNHSALGKTLNKPSTPSMVEAKLIEGKVVLSWNNSDERVKSYSVQKRYKKSLIESSIEDFENIKGSQFIDSEIEAGKTYYYRVFSVDTNGIKSEPSIEIELRIEEKTIINSINSKEKIPAQKSYENTAEEKQDIIVPVQDFN; from the coding sequence ATGAAGTTATGGACACTAGTTACATTATGCACGGCTTCTCTACTAATTCTTAGCGGTTGTGCCTTAAAGCCTACACCCAAGAAAGATGCGGTCATAGATGAATCGCTGCCAACGGTAAAGCTTACAAAAAATGGAACTATTGTTGATATTAATGCCATAGCACTTGAGTGGGAACGCATAGAAGACCCGCGTGTGCAAGGTATTTATATCTATAAAATAAATCTTGACGATGTAAAAGAGAACCAAAACGAGTACTATGATACGGTTGATAACCGTTTTTCTACCCACTATCTGGATAATAATATAAAAGCAAGCTCAAAGTACGGCTACTACTTTAAAACATACAGCGAAAAAGCAGAGTCGCCAAAGAGCAATGTAACAACAATAGCATCTCTTCCTCCTTTAGAGTCGGTGAGCTGGATACACAGTATTGAGAGTATGCCAAGAAGTGCGAAGATCATCTGGAGACCGCATGTCAATCAAAAGGTAAAGTCCTATATTATTCAGAGAAAAACTCTTGAAGAGGATAGTTGGAGAGATATAGCGACCGTAGAGGGAAGACTGAATGCAGAGTACATAGACAAAAACCTAAAAGATAACTTTACATACAAGTACCGCATCCGCGCACTTACTTTTGATAATCTTCTATCAAACCCTAGCCAAGAGGTAAAGGTAGTTACAAAAGAGCTTCCAAAAGAGATAACGCGTATTACCGCTTCAACGGATCTTCCAAGAAGAATAGAGATCAAGTGGGAGAAGAGTGAGACTCCCGACTTTCTGGTTTACAGAGTCTATAGATCTTCTGCAATTAACGGAAGCTATAAGATGATAATAGATACTAAAAACAACTCATACGTAGATATTGTAGAAGAGGATGGAAAAGAGTATTTCTACAGAGTGAGTGTCTTTGACAAAGATAAGCTTGAAAGCGTTCATAGCAATCACTCGGCTCTTGGAAAGACGCTAAATAAGCCAAGCACGCCATCTATGGTAGAGGCAAAACTTATTGAGGGCAAAGTGGTTCTCTCATGGAACAATTCTGATGAAAGAGTTAAGAGCTACAGCGTACAAAAAAGATACAAAAAAAGCCTTATAGAGAGCTCTATTGAAGATTTTGAAAACATCAAAGGGTCGCAGTTTATAGACTCTGAGATAGAGGCAGGCAAAACTTACTACTACAGAGTCTTCTCAGTCGATACAAACGGTATAAAATCAGAACCGAGCATCGAGATCGAGCTTAGAATCGAAGAGAAAACGATCATAAACTCAATAAACTCTAAAGAGAAGATCCCTGCGCAGAAAAGTTACGAGAATACAGCAGAAGAAAAACAAGACATAATAGTACCAGTACAAGATTTTAATTAA
- the ileS gene encoding isoleucine--tRNA ligase — protein sequence MDYKDTLLLPTTKFEMRGNLINNEPKRYASWDEKRVYEKMKANRKDAKSFTLHDGPPYANGNTHIGHALNKILKDIIIKHNYFNGRSVRFTPGWDCHGLPIEQQVEKKVGGKQKKELLGAAKVRELCRAHASEFVDIQREEFKKLGIIADWENPYVTMDYKFEANIYRTLCNVAKKGLLIERSKPVFWSWAERTALAEAEVEYEDKEDYSIFIAFELEPEAKAKLSIDSKAALVIWTTTPWTIPANTGISLNPEEEYVLTTTGYIVAKKLLESLKEQGILSGEVAKTFHAKEFENLLALNPLNGRTSRVVLGEHVLVENGTGCVHTAPGHGEDDYRIGLVYDLEVVMPVDETGCYDNTIVRDSLIPNAEEFVGRHIFKANEDLIDLMGSSVIHVSKFKHSYPHCWRSHTPLIFRATKQWFISVDGTPKGESKTLREIALDEVEKTLFYPQSGKNRLKSMVENRPDWCISRQRDWGVPIAFFRVKATGEVLLDEKVLNFTAMIFEMHGSDAWYSMPTEQLLYPGAGYCADELEKVTDILDVWFDSGSTWYSVLKSRNYDAGEYPADLYVEGSDQHRGWFQSSMFLSAAVEHKAPYKGVLTHGFTVDEKGEKMSKSKGNVVAPEKVLKEYGSEILRLWVASSDYQGDLKISQGILKQTAENYRKLRNTFRIMLANINDLKAITPYEEMGELDKWILGEAKEVFDAVHKSFSGYNFVHGMSLLNNFIVNELSGIYIDITKDSLYCDGKDDAKRNASQSAMAIIVKSLLGLIAPILTYTADEIVENAPAIIKGDKEDIFDFVYESIEDVKSEFNVDYMFAARESFYEKVDALKKEKVIKNTLELVLYTESQSVLKMDKTEAEDWFVVSGVIEGETSVELGTFIVEGDTFIIAKATKAKCPRCWKYQSQNEESTCPRCLKVLNA from the coding sequence ATGGATTACAAAGATACGCTACTTTTACCGACTACTAAATTTGAGATGAGAGGCAATCTTATCAACAACGAACCAAAAAGATACGCTTCTTGGGATGAGAAGAGAGTATACGAGAAGATGAAAGCCAACCGCAAGGATGCTAAAAGCTTTACTCTTCACGACGGTCCTCCATACGCAAACGGCAATACGCACATCGGTCATGCACTCAATAAGATCTTAAAAGATATAATCATAAAACATAACTATTTTAACGGCAGATCAGTGCGTTTTACTCCGGGCTGGGATTGTCACGGTCTTCCGATCGAGCAGCAGGTAGAGAAAAAAGTAGGCGGCAAACAGAAAAAAGAGCTTCTTGGTGCTGCAAAAGTAAGAGAACTTTGCCGTGCTCACGCATCTGAGTTTGTCGATATCCAAAGAGAAGAGTTTAAAAAACTGGGCATCATCGCGGACTGGGAAAACCCTTATGTCACGATGGATTATAAATTTGAAGCAAACATCTACCGCACACTTTGCAATGTTGCAAAAAAAGGTCTTTTAATAGAGCGAAGCAAGCCTGTTTTTTGGTCGTGGGCTGAGAGAACCGCTCTTGCAGAAGCCGAAGTAGAGTATGAGGACAAAGAGGATTACTCGATCTTTATCGCATTTGAACTTGAGCCTGAGGCAAAAGCAAAACTCTCTATAGACTCAAAAGCGGCTCTTGTCATCTGGACAACAACTCCATGGACGATACCTGCAAATACTGGAATATCGCTCAATCCTGAGGAGGAGTATGTTCTAACAACAACTGGTTACATCGTTGCTAAAAAACTTCTGGAGTCTCTAAAAGAGCAAGGCATCTTAAGCGGCGAAGTAGCTAAGACTTTTCATGCAAAAGAGTTTGAAAATCTTCTTGCACTCAATCCTCTAAACGGCAGAACTTCTCGCGTAGTTTTAGGGGAGCACGTTCTTGTTGAAAACGGTACAGGGTGTGTTCACACGGCTCCTGGGCACGGTGAAGATGACTACCGCATAGGTCTTGTTTATGACCTTGAAGTCGTTATGCCCGTAGATGAGACTGGATGCTATGACAATACTATTGTCAGAGACAGCCTTATCCCGAATGCAGAGGAGTTTGTTGGGCGTCATATCTTCAAAGCAAACGAAGACCTGATTGATCTTATGGGTAGCAGCGTTATACACGTCTCAAAGTTTAAGCACTCATACCCGCACTGCTGGAGAAGCCACACGCCTCTTATCTTCAGAGCTACAAAACAGTGGTTTATCAGCGTAGACGGCACCCCAAAGGGTGAGAGCAAAACGCTCAGAGAGATCGCTCTTGATGAAGTTGAAAAGACTCTTTTTTACCCTCAAAGCGGTAAGAACAGACTCAAGTCAATGGTCGAGAACCGTCCGGACTGGTGTATCTCACGCCAAAGAGACTGGGGTGTTCCGATAGCGTTTTTTAGAGTAAAAGCGACAGGCGAAGTTCTTCTTGATGAGAAGGTCTTGAACTTTACGGCAATGATATTTGAGATGCACGGAAGCGATGCGTGGTACTCTATGCCGACAGAGCAGCTGCTCTACCCGGGTGCAGGATACTGTGCGGACGAACTTGAAAAGGTAACTGACATTTTAGATGTCTGGTTTGACAGCGGCTCTACTTGGTATAGCGTTCTGAAATCACGCAACTACGATGCAGGCGAATACCCTGCCGACCTCTATGTCGAGGGAAGCGATCAGCACCGCGGCTGGTTCCAGTCATCTATGTTCTTAAGTGCAGCTGTCGAGCATAAAGCGCCATACAAAGGAGTCCTTACTCACGGTTTCACTGTTGATGAAAAAGGTGAGAAGATGTCCAAGTCAAAAGGCAACGTTGTCGCACCTGAGAAGGTCTTAAAAGAGTACGGAAGTGAGATTTTACGTCTTTGGGTTGCTTCAAGCGACTATCAGGGAGACCTAAAAATATCTCAAGGCATTCTAAAACAGACGGCGGAGAACTACCGTAAACTGAGAAACACTTTTAGAATTATGCTTGCAAACATAAACGACCTAAAAGCGATAACTCCTTATGAAGAGATGGGCGAGCTTGACAAGTGGATACTCGGCGAAGCAAAAGAGGTATTTGACGCGGTTCACAAATCATTTAGCGGCTATAACTTCGTTCACGGTATGAGCCTTCTTAACAACTTTATCGTAAATGAATTAAGCGGAATTTACATCGACATCACAAAAGATTCTCTCTACTGCGATGGCAAAGATGACGCTAAGAGAAACGCAAGCCAGAGCGCGATGGCTATTATCGTCAAGTCGCTTCTTGGGCTGATCGCACCAATACTTACTTACACGGCAGATGAGATCGTAGAGAACGCTCCTGCGATCATCAAAGGCGACAAAGAAGACATCTTTGATTTTGTATATGAGAGCATAGAAGACGTAAAATCTGAGTTCAATGTTGATTATATGTTTGCTGCAAGAGAGAGTTTTTACGAAAAAGTAGATGCTCTTAAAAAAGAGAAAGTCATAAAAAACACTCTTGAACTTGTACTCTACACAGAGTCGCAAAGTGTTCTTAAAATGGACAAAACAGAGGCTGAAGACTGGTTCGTGGTCTCTGGCGTTATAGAGGGCGAAACATCTGTGGAGCTTGGAACATTCATAGTAGAGGGCGATACGTTCATCATAGCAAAAGCTACAAAAGCAAAATGCCCAAGATGTTGGAAATATCAGTCCCAGAACGAAGAGAGCACTTGCCCGAGATGTTTAAAGGTTTTAAATGCCTAA
- a CDS encoding cell division ATP-binding protein FtsE — MDKVIVAKDLSLAYSSSDTIINKVNFSIDSGNFVFITGASGSGKSTLLKSLYGALKPKNGSLIVGGVEIRGVSRSRLNFLRRHIGIVFQDYKLVKEWTIDKNIMLPLLINGYVKSVANNQVDKLLKHVRLNHQSGKFPLELSGGEQQRVAMARALAHNPVLILADEPTGNLDEYSSQLIWNLLEGANTQLNTTVIVVTHNIPKTLNVDYKHFHIEYGSIHEVC; from the coding sequence ATGGATAAAGTTATAGTAGCCAAAGATCTGTCACTGGCATACTCTAGCAGTGATACAATTATCAACAAGGTCAATTTTTCAATTGACTCTGGAAATTTTGTATTTATAACAGGGGCGAGCGGAAGCGGCAAATCTACTCTTCTAAAGTCGCTTTACGGAGCGCTAAAGCCCAAAAACGGCTCTCTTATAGTAGGAGGAGTCGAGATCAGAGGCGTATCTCGCTCAAGACTCAATTTTTTAAGACGCCACATAGGGATAGTGTTTCAAGACTATAAACTCGTAAAAGAGTGGACAATTGACAAGAACATTATGCTTCCTCTTCTTATCAACGGCTACGTAAAGAGCGTTGCAAACAATCAGGTGGATAAGCTTCTAAAACATGTAAGACTGAACCATCAATCGGGCAAATTTCCGCTGGAGTTAAGCGGTGGAGAGCAGCAGAGAGTTGCAATGGCAAGAGCGCTTGCGCACAACCCCGTTTTGATCTTGGCAGATGAGCCGACAGGCAACCTTGATGAGTACTCTTCGCAGCTTATCTGGAACCTCTTAGAGGGCGCGAACACTCAGTTAAACACTACCGTTATTGTCGTGACGCACAATATTCCAAAAACACTTAATGTCGACTACAAACATTTTCATATAGAGTATGGGAGTATTCATGAAGTCTGTTAA
- the trmB gene encoding tRNA (guanosine(46)-N7)-methyltransferase TrmB, with product MPHLHIKEFKEIEFPSVSDGVSFNFIADNANHKEEKLISVTVEDDEFFLLLKEEEGRNLLKVDKLTKPASIYNVHKALLTYAKEAGLEVLSSNVPQNQKNVHLQEVTALKDINYFAHNFPKDKEIRIEVGFGSGRHLLHQAISNPEVLFIGIEIHHPSIEQVLKQIAIKKLDNILLLSYDARLFMELVPSNIVGKIYVHFPVPWDKKPHRRVISTTFIEEARRILKVGGTLELRTDSENYYAYSYETFIAFNRTTLHINKNRDIAVTSKYEDRWRKMEKNIYDLTMINDEESPELELDGDFDLLDVNLSSEEILELHKKVQKFEGGFIHFERTYSLKDGAMVRISMGSFDKPEHLYIVSRGKEASYYPALPLRSKSNLIAHQFLNKVLHG from the coding sequence ATGCCGCATCTACATATAAAAGAGTTTAAGGAGATAGAGTTTCCATCAGTTAGTGATGGAGTCTCTTTTAATTTTATAGCAGACAATGCTAACCACAAAGAGGAGAAACTTATCTCCGTAACCGTAGAAGATGATGAGTTCTTTCTGCTCTTAAAAGAGGAGGAGGGGAGAAATCTTTTAAAGGTAGACAAGCTCACAAAACCCGCTTCTATATATAATGTTCACAAGGCGCTTTTAACATACGCCAAAGAGGCAGGTTTGGAAGTACTCTCTTCCAATGTGCCTCAAAATCAAAAAAATGTACATCTTCAAGAGGTAACTGCGCTCAAAGATATAAACTACTTTGCCCACAATTTTCCAAAAGACAAAGAGATAAGAATAGAAGTCGGTTTCGGCTCGGGACGACACCTTCTTCACCAAGCTATAAGCAACCCCGAAGTACTTTTTATAGGCATCGAGATACATCATCCCTCAATTGAGCAGGTTCTAAAGCAGATAGCTATCAAAAAACTGGACAATATCCTTCTTCTTAGTTACGACGCAAGACTTTTTATGGAGCTTGTCCCATCAAATATTGTGGGCAAGATATATGTCCATTTCCCTGTTCCGTGGGATAAAAAACCTCACAGAAGAGTGATCTCCACAACTTTTATAGAGGAGGCAAGACGTATACTTAAAGTCGGTGGAACGCTTGAGCTTCGCACAGACAGCGAGAACTATTATGCCTACTCATACGAGACCTTTATCGCATTTAACAGAACTACTCTTCATATAAATAAGAACAGAGATATCGCAGTAACTAGCAAGTACGAGGACAGATGGAGAAAGATGGAGAAGAACATCTATGATCTGACCATGATAAATGATGAAGAGTCGCCGGAGTTGGAGCTGGATGGAGATTTTGATCTGCTTGATGTAAACCTCTCAAGCGAAGAGATTTTAGAGCTTCATAAAAAAGTGCAAAAGTTTGAAGGCGGATTTATACATTTTGAGAGAACATACAGCTTAAAAGATGGGGCTATGGTGCGCATCTCAATGGGAAGTTTTGACAAGCCTGAACATCTCTATATCGTTAGTAGAGGCAAAGAAGCCAGCTACTATCCTGCGCTTCCTCTAAGATCAAAAAGCAATCTGATCGCTCATCAATTCCTAAACAAGGTGCTTCATGGATAA